A genomic region of Ictalurus furcatus strain D&B chromosome 29, Billie_1.0, whole genome shotgun sequence contains the following coding sequences:
- the acsl1a gene encoding long-chain-fatty-acid--CoA ligase 1a isoform X2 yields MQVQDLIWQFRLPELGDFRQYVRSLPTNTLMGMGAFAAITTYWYATRPRALTPPCDLTMQSVEVEGEEYARRSTLLDSDRLMMRFYDDARTMYEVFLRGIRVSNNGPCLGSRKPKQPYEWLSYKEVADRAEMIGSALLHRGHSKEGDKYIGIFSQNRPEWTISELACYTYSLVAVPLYDTLGTKAIGYIVDKAEISTVICDTVEKVRTVLECVSGREHSVRTVVLMEEKESELTARAEKLGIQILSLRELEALGRAYHKRPVPPTPEDLALVCFTSGTTGQPKGAMLTHGNVISNCAAFIRITKEKLRMNRHDIIISFLPLAHMFERVMESVILVHGARIGFFQGDIRTLMDDLKTLKPTVFPVVPRLLNRMFDKIFGQANTPLKRWLLDFATRRKESEMRSGIVRKDSMWDKLIFNKVQVSLGGRVRLMITGAAPVSPTVLTFLRAALGCQFYEGYGQTECTAGCSMSLPGDWTAGHVGPPLPCNYVKLIDVAEMSYYAANGEGEVCVKGPNVFQGYLKDPEKSAEAIDTDGWLHTGDIGKWLPNGTLKIIDRKKHIFKLAQGEYIAPEKIENIYIHSDPVAQIFVHGDSLQACLIGIVVPDPEFLPGWAKKRGLVGSYLELCKSKEVKNAILDDIVRLGKEGGLKSFEQVRDIVLNPEMFSVENGLLTPTLKAKRTELRNHFKEQIDRLYAKIKT; encoded by the exons GGCGAGGAATACGCTCGCCGTTCCACCCTCCTGGACAGCGACAGGTTGATGATGCGCTTCTATGATGATGCACGGACCATGTACGAGGTGTTTCTTCGTGGAATCAGAGTGTCCA ATAACGGCCCTTGTTTAGGATCGAGAAAACCTAAGCAGCCATACGAATGGCTCTCGTACAAAGAG gttgCAGACAGGGCCGAGATGATTGGCTCAGCGTTGCTCCACAGAGGTCACAGTAAAGAAGGAGACAAATACATCGGTATCTTCTCCCAGAACAGACCTGAG TGGACTATATCTGAGCTGGCCTGCTACACGTACTCGCTGGTGGCTGTTCCACTGTATGACACACTGGGCACCAAGGCCATCGGCTACATCGTAGACAAAG CCGAGATATCGACGGTGATCTGTGACACGGTGGAGAAGGTGCGCACGGTGCTGGAGTGTGTGTCGGGTCGAGAGCACAGCGTCAGGACCGTCGTACTgatggaggagaaggagagcGAGCTCACGGCACGAGCCGAAAAGCTGGGCATCCAGATTCTCAGCCTGAGGGAACTGGAg GCTCTCGGCAGAGCTTATCACAAACGCCCGGTG CCTCCTACACCTGAAGACCTCGCACTGGTCTGCTTCACCAGCGGAacgacag GGCAGCCGAAGGGTGCGATGCTCACGCACGGCAACGTCATCTCCAACTGCGCCGCCTTCATCCGGATCACGAAG gaAAAACTAAGGATGAATCGTCACGACATTATCATCTCCTTCTTGCCTCTTGCTCACATGtttgagagagtgatggag AGCGTGATCCTGGTGCACGGCGCGAGGATCGGTTTCTTTCAGGGCGACATCCGTACGCTGATGGACGATCTGAAGACTCTCAAACCCACCGTGTTCCCCGTCGTCCCCCGACTCCTCAACCGCATGTTCGACAAG ATCTTTGGGCAGGCGAACACTCCGCTGAAGCGCTGGCTGCTCGACTTCGCCACCAGGAGGAAAGAGTCGGAGATGCGCAGCGGCATCGTGAGGAAGGACAGCATGTGGGACAAACTCATCTTCAACAAAGTCCAG gTGAGTCTGGGTGGGCGTGTGAGGCTGATGATCACCGGCGCCGCTCCCGTGTCCCCCACTGTGCTGACGTTCCTGCGGGCTGCTCTCGGCTGCCAG TTTTATGAAGGTTATGGACAGACAGAATGCACTGCAGGATGCTCCATGTCTCTGCCAGGAGACTGGACGGCAG gtcaCGTGGGTCCTCCTTTACCCTGTAATTATGTGAAACTGATCGATGTGGCTGAGATGAGCTACTACGCAGCCAACGGAGAGGGCGAG GTGTGTGTGAAAGGACCAAACGTGTTCCAGGGCTATCTGAAAGATCCGGAGAAGTCCGCGGAGGCCATCGATACAGATGGCTGGCTGCACACGGGCGACATCGGCAAATGGCTCCCG AACGGCACGCTGAAGATCATCGACAGGAAGAAGCACATCTTTAAGCTGGCTCAGGGCGAGTACATCGCTCCCGAGAAGATCGAGAACATCTACATCCACAGCGACCCCGTGGCTCAGATCTTCGTTCATGGAGACAGTCTGCAG gcgTGCTTAATCGGCATTGTGGTACCAGACCCCGAATTCCTCCCTGGATGGGCCAAGAAAAGAGGACTTGTGGGCTCCTACCTCGAGCTGTGCAAGAGCAAg gaAGTGAAAAATGCCATTCTAGATGACATTGTGCGGTTGGGGAAAGAAGGTGGCCTGAAGTCCTTTGAGCAG GTGAGAGACATCGTCCTGAACCCCGAGATGTTCTCCGTGGAGAACGGCCTCCTTACACCAACCCTGAAGGCCAAGAGAACAGAGCTGAGGAACCACTTCAAAGAACAAATCGATCGGCTCTACGCCAAGATCAAGACGTAA
- the LOC128604108 gene encoding uncharacterized protein LOC128604108, producing MGKMEQTLSQFLMFIILIGWTQGEKNAIKYYSSSYGILCDDTCGTHEQNYYWCNTKMGWDYCSPEENTDYTGQPCREDHPCGKYGTSYHWCYTKGDSWGYCGLLRDTSEPKTRLYIGASLMNACWDACLYDEGKKFFWCHTDEGWDYCSPLPDVTYKNEPCRLDHYCGTHNYSYTWCFTNSSYDYCGRISDGECTYITPKTNKKDINTGISCTWKDAKNEKQIKFNLEPELTISSEGSTWKNEIINFIARWKNTYLNPQASSKLITSDNLRFEVQKLVNEEGEQYYNLQIVVNVHAQNGRSTKLAQVHIPEYGVPDRFVQLAFVESFWHHARISLKINESIYS from the coding sequence atggggaaaatggaACAAACACTATCCCAGTTCCTGATGTTCATCATTCTTATTGGCTGGACTCAGGGAGAAAAAAACGCTATAAAGTATTACAGCTCCTCCTATGGGATTCTGTGTGATGACACCTGTGGCACGCATGAACAAAACTACTACTGGTGCAACACTAAAATGGGATGGGATTATTGCTCACCAGAAGAGAATACAGATTACACGGGCCAGCCATGTCGAGAGGACCATCCCTGTGGGAAGTATGGCACATCTTACCATTGGTGCTATACTAAGGGTGACAGCTGGGGTTACTGTGGTTTACTGAGAGATACTTCAGAGCCAAAGACCAGGTTGTATATAGGTGCGTCCCTTATGAATGCATGCTGGGATGCATGTTTGTATGATGAGGGAAAGAAATTCTTCTGGTGTCACACGGATGAAGGGTGGGACTACTGCTCTCCACTACCTGATGTCACGTACAAGAATGAGCCATGCCGCTTGGACCACTATTGTGGCACTCACAACTACAGTTACACCTGGTGCTTCACAAACTCAAGTTATGACTACTGTGGACGCATCAGCGATGGAGAATGCACGTATATCACCcctaaaactaataaaaaagacattaataCTGGGATATCCTGCACATGGAAGGATGCAAAGAATGAAAAACAGATCAAGTTCAACCTTGAGCCAGAACTTACAATATCTAGTGAAGGTTCCACCTGGAAGAACGAGATAATCAACTTCATTGCACGCTGGAAAAATACCTACTTGAACCCACAGGCCAGTTCCAAGCTGATCACCTCAGACAACCTCAGGTTTGAGGTACAGAAGCTGGTGAATGAAGAAGGTGAGCAATACTATAACCTGCAAATCGTGGTGAATGTACACGCCCAGAATGGGAGGAGCACCAAACTGGCCCAGGTGCACATACCGGAGTACGGAGTTCCAGACAGATTTGTCCAATTGGCCTTTGTGGAGAGCTTCTGGCATCACGCCAGGATTTCTTTGAAAATTAATGAGAGCATATACAGTTAA
- the acsl1a gene encoding long-chain-fatty-acid--CoA ligase 1a isoform X3, whose translation MMRFYDDARTMYEVFLRGIRVSNNGPCLGSRKPKQPYEWLSYKEVADRAEMIGSALLHRGHSKEGDKYIGIFSQNRPEWTISELACYTYSLVAVPLYDTLGTKAIGYIVDKAEISTVICDTVEKVRTVLECVSGREHSVRTVVLMEEKESELTARAEKLGIQILSLRELEALGRAYHKRPVPPTPEDLALVCFTSGTTGQPKGAMLTHGNVISNCAAFIRITKIHCMLNHTDIHVSYLPLAHMFERVVESVILVHGARIGFFQGDIRTLMDDLKTLKPTVFPVVPRLLNRMFDKIFGQANTPLKRWLLDFATRRKESEMRSGIVRKDSMWDKLIFNKVQVSLGGRVRLMITGAAPVSPTVLTFLRAALGCQFYEGYGQTECTAGCSMSLPGDWTAGHVGPPLPCNYVKLIDVAEMSYYAANGEGEVCVKGPNVFQGYLKDPEKSAEAIDTDGWLHTGDIGKWLPNGTLKIIDRKKHIFKLAQGEYIAPEKIENIYIHSDPVAQIFVHGDSLQACLIGIVVPDPEFLPGWAKKRGLVGSYLELCKSKEVKNAILDDIVRLGKEGGLKSFEQVRDIVLNPEMFSVENGLLTPTLKAKRTELRNHFKEQIDRLYAKIKT comes from the exons ATGATGCGCTTCTATGATGATGCACGGACCATGTACGAGGTGTTTCTTCGTGGAATCAGAGTGTCCA ATAACGGCCCTTGTTTAGGATCGAGAAAACCTAAGCAGCCATACGAATGGCTCTCGTACAAAGAG gttgCAGACAGGGCCGAGATGATTGGCTCAGCGTTGCTCCACAGAGGTCACAGTAAAGAAGGAGACAAATACATCGGTATCTTCTCCCAGAACAGACCTGAG TGGACTATATCTGAGCTGGCCTGCTACACGTACTCGCTGGTGGCTGTTCCACTGTATGACACACTGGGCACCAAGGCCATCGGCTACATCGTAGACAAAG CCGAGATATCGACGGTGATCTGTGACACGGTGGAGAAGGTGCGCACGGTGCTGGAGTGTGTGTCGGGTCGAGAGCACAGCGTCAGGACCGTCGTACTgatggaggagaaggagagcGAGCTCACGGCACGAGCCGAAAAGCTGGGCATCCAGATTCTCAGCCTGAGGGAACTGGAg GCTCTCGGCAGAGCTTATCACAAACGCCCGGTG CCTCCTACACCTGAAGACCTCGCACTGGTCTGCTTCACCAGCGGAacgacag GGCAGCCGAAGGGTGCGATGCTCACGCACGGCAACGTCATCTCCAACTGCGCCGCCTTCATCCGGATCACGAAG ataCACTGCATGCTCAACCACACCGATATCCACGTATCTTACCTTCCCCTCGCGCACATGTTCGAGAGGGTGGTAGAG AGCGTGATCCTGGTGCACGGCGCGAGGATCGGTTTCTTTCAGGGCGACATCCGTACGCTGATGGACGATCTGAAGACTCTCAAACCCACCGTGTTCCCCGTCGTCCCCCGACTCCTCAACCGCATGTTCGACAAG ATCTTTGGGCAGGCGAACACTCCGCTGAAGCGCTGGCTGCTCGACTTCGCCACCAGGAGGAAAGAGTCGGAGATGCGCAGCGGCATCGTGAGGAAGGACAGCATGTGGGACAAACTCATCTTCAACAAAGTCCAG gTGAGTCTGGGTGGGCGTGTGAGGCTGATGATCACCGGCGCCGCTCCCGTGTCCCCCACTGTGCTGACGTTCCTGCGGGCTGCTCTCGGCTGCCAG TTTTATGAAGGTTATGGACAGACAGAATGCACTGCAGGATGCTCCATGTCTCTGCCAGGAGACTGGACGGCAG gtcaCGTGGGTCCTCCTTTACCCTGTAATTATGTGAAACTGATCGATGTGGCTGAGATGAGCTACTACGCAGCCAACGGAGAGGGCGAG GTGTGTGTGAAAGGACCAAACGTGTTCCAGGGCTATCTGAAAGATCCGGAGAAGTCCGCGGAGGCCATCGATACAGATGGCTGGCTGCACACGGGCGACATCGGCAAATGGCTCCCG AACGGCACGCTGAAGATCATCGACAGGAAGAAGCACATCTTTAAGCTGGCTCAGGGCGAGTACATCGCTCCCGAGAAGATCGAGAACATCTACATCCACAGCGACCCCGTGGCTCAGATCTTCGTTCATGGAGACAGTCTGCAG gcgTGCTTAATCGGCATTGTGGTACCAGACCCCGAATTCCTCCCTGGATGGGCCAAGAAAAGAGGACTTGTGGGCTCCTACCTCGAGCTGTGCAAGAGCAAg gaAGTGAAAAATGCCATTCTAGATGACATTGTGCGGTTGGGGAAAGAAGGTGGCCTGAAGTCCTTTGAGCAG GTGAGAGACATCGTCCTGAACCCCGAGATGTTCTCCGTGGAGAACGGCCTCCTTACACCAACCCTGAAGGCCAAGAGAACAGAGCTGAGGAACCACTTCAAAGAACAAATCGATCGGCTCTACGCCAAGATCAAGACGTAA
- the casp3a gene encoding caspase-3a, translated as MSENLEKSEASNGDCACALGTDTPDAGGVEAGGGEPMQVDAKTSAYSYRYSLSYNSIGHCIIINNKNFHKSTGMNQRNGTDVDAANAMKTFGKLGYKVKVFNDQTVDQIKKLLTAVARDDHSRCASFVCVLLSHGDEGVFFGTDGALELKALTSLFRGDRCISLVGKPKLFFIQACRGTELDPGIETDSGTEDSMKIPVEADFLYAYSTAPGYYSWRNTQTGSWFMQSLCELLSKHGPQLELMQILTRVNHKVALDFESASSMPGFHAKKQIPCIVSMLTKEMYFTP; from the exons atgtctgagaatctggagaagaGTGAGGCGTCGAACGGagactgcgcatgcgcactggGCACGGACACGCCAGA TGCCGGAGGAGTCGaggcaggaggaggagagcCCATGCAGGTGGACGCCAAAACCTCCGCTTACAGCTACAGATACAGCCTGAGCTACAACTCTATCGGCCActgcatcatcatcaacaacaaaaacttcCACAAGAGCACCg GCATGAACCAGCGCAACGGGACGGACGTCGACGCCGCAAACGCCATGAAGACTTTCGGGAAGCTGGGCTACAAAGTGAAGGTGTTCAACGACCAGACCGTAGATCAGATCAAGAAACTTTTAACTGCAG ttgcCAGGGATGACCACAGTCGCTGTGCCTCCTTTGTGTGCGTGTTGCTGAGTCACGGAGACGAGGGCGTGTTCTTTGGGACAGACGGTGCGTTGGAGCTGAAGGCTTTGACGAGTCTGTTCAGAGGAGACCGCTGCATATCGCTAGTGGGCAAACCCAAACTCTTCTtcatccag GCCTGCCGAGGCACAGAGTTGGACCCTGGCATCGAGACTGACAGTGGCACAGAGGATTCGATGAAAATCCCAGTGGAGGCTGATTTCCTTTATGCATATTCTACAGCACCag GTTACTACTCGTGGAGGAACACGCAGACTGGTTCGTGGTTCATGCAGTCCCTCTGCGAGTTGCTGAGTAAACACGGCCCACAGCTGGAGCTCATGCAGATCCTGACCCGCGTCAACCACAAGGTGGCACTGGACTTCGAGTCTGCTTCCAGCATGCCTGGCTTCCACGCCAAGAAGCAGATCCCCTGTATTGTGTCCATGCTCACCAAAGAGATGTACTTCACTCCTtga
- the acsl1a gene encoding long-chain-fatty-acid--CoA ligase 1a isoform X1, protein MQVQDLIWQFRLPELGDFRQYVRSLPTNTLMGMGAFAAITTYWYATRPRALTPPCDLTMQSVEVEGEEYARRSTLLDSDRLMMRFYDDARTMYEVFLRGIRVSNNGPCLGSRKPKQPYEWLSYKEVADRAEMIGSALLHRGHSKEGDKYIGIFSQNRPEWTISELACYTYSLVAVPLYDTLGTKAIGYIVDKAEISTVICDTVEKVRTVLECVSGREHSVRTVVLMEEKESELTARAEKLGIQILSLRELEALGRAYHKRPVPPTPEDLALVCFTSGTTGQPKGAMLTHGNVISNCAAFIRITKIHCMLNHTDIHVSYLPLAHMFERVVESVILVHGARIGFFQGDIRTLMDDLKTLKPTVFPVVPRLLNRMFDKIFGQANTPLKRWLLDFATRRKESEMRSGIVRKDSMWDKLIFNKVQVSLGGRVRLMITGAAPVSPTVLTFLRAALGCQFYEGYGQTECTAGCSMSLPGDWTAGHVGPPLPCNYVKLIDVAEMSYYAANGEGEVCVKGPNVFQGYLKDPEKSAEAIDTDGWLHTGDIGKWLPNGTLKIIDRKKHIFKLAQGEYIAPEKIENIYIHSDPVAQIFVHGDSLQACLIGIVVPDPEFLPGWAKKRGLVGSYLELCKSKEVKNAILDDIVRLGKEGGLKSFEQVRDIVLNPEMFSVENGLLTPTLKAKRTELRNHFKEQIDRLYAKIKT, encoded by the exons GGCGAGGAATACGCTCGCCGTTCCACCCTCCTGGACAGCGACAGGTTGATGATGCGCTTCTATGATGATGCACGGACCATGTACGAGGTGTTTCTTCGTGGAATCAGAGTGTCCA ATAACGGCCCTTGTTTAGGATCGAGAAAACCTAAGCAGCCATACGAATGGCTCTCGTACAAAGAG gttgCAGACAGGGCCGAGATGATTGGCTCAGCGTTGCTCCACAGAGGTCACAGTAAAGAAGGAGACAAATACATCGGTATCTTCTCCCAGAACAGACCTGAG TGGACTATATCTGAGCTGGCCTGCTACACGTACTCGCTGGTGGCTGTTCCACTGTATGACACACTGGGCACCAAGGCCATCGGCTACATCGTAGACAAAG CCGAGATATCGACGGTGATCTGTGACACGGTGGAGAAGGTGCGCACGGTGCTGGAGTGTGTGTCGGGTCGAGAGCACAGCGTCAGGACCGTCGTACTgatggaggagaaggagagcGAGCTCACGGCACGAGCCGAAAAGCTGGGCATCCAGATTCTCAGCCTGAGGGAACTGGAg GCTCTCGGCAGAGCTTATCACAAACGCCCGGTG CCTCCTACACCTGAAGACCTCGCACTGGTCTGCTTCACCAGCGGAacgacag GGCAGCCGAAGGGTGCGATGCTCACGCACGGCAACGTCATCTCCAACTGCGCCGCCTTCATCCGGATCACGAAG ataCACTGCATGCTCAACCACACCGATATCCACGTATCTTACCTTCCCCTCGCGCACATGTTCGAGAGGGTGGTAGAG AGCGTGATCCTGGTGCACGGCGCGAGGATCGGTTTCTTTCAGGGCGACATCCGTACGCTGATGGACGATCTGAAGACTCTCAAACCCACCGTGTTCCCCGTCGTCCCCCGACTCCTCAACCGCATGTTCGACAAG ATCTTTGGGCAGGCGAACACTCCGCTGAAGCGCTGGCTGCTCGACTTCGCCACCAGGAGGAAAGAGTCGGAGATGCGCAGCGGCATCGTGAGGAAGGACAGCATGTGGGACAAACTCATCTTCAACAAAGTCCAG gTGAGTCTGGGTGGGCGTGTGAGGCTGATGATCACCGGCGCCGCTCCCGTGTCCCCCACTGTGCTGACGTTCCTGCGGGCTGCTCTCGGCTGCCAG TTTTATGAAGGTTATGGACAGACAGAATGCACTGCAGGATGCTCCATGTCTCTGCCAGGAGACTGGACGGCAG gtcaCGTGGGTCCTCCTTTACCCTGTAATTATGTGAAACTGATCGATGTGGCTGAGATGAGCTACTACGCAGCCAACGGAGAGGGCGAG GTGTGTGTGAAAGGACCAAACGTGTTCCAGGGCTATCTGAAAGATCCGGAGAAGTCCGCGGAGGCCATCGATACAGATGGCTGGCTGCACACGGGCGACATCGGCAAATGGCTCCCG AACGGCACGCTGAAGATCATCGACAGGAAGAAGCACATCTTTAAGCTGGCTCAGGGCGAGTACATCGCTCCCGAGAAGATCGAGAACATCTACATCCACAGCGACCCCGTGGCTCAGATCTTCGTTCATGGAGACAGTCTGCAG gcgTGCTTAATCGGCATTGTGGTACCAGACCCCGAATTCCTCCCTGGATGGGCCAAGAAAAGAGGACTTGTGGGCTCCTACCTCGAGCTGTGCAAGAGCAAg gaAGTGAAAAATGCCATTCTAGATGACATTGTGCGGTTGGGGAAAGAAGGTGGCCTGAAGTCCTTTGAGCAG GTGAGAGACATCGTCCTGAACCCCGAGATGTTCTCCGTGGAGAACGGCCTCCTTACACCAACCCTGAAGGCCAAGAGAACAGAGCTGAGGAACCACTTCAAAGAACAAATCGATCGGCTCTACGCCAAGATCAAGACGTAA